In the genome of Fluviispira vulneris, one region contains:
- a CDS encoding lysine exporter LysO family protein has product MGLSISYVPNILHKLFTLGFNAFVLALCTSFFVIFFIVIYKKIFSIKTQKNIKVSDKRKSNIHFLDFVKDPIVLCLFVVFGFLLGYLKIIPSFEHEFIVTILLCFMVFFIGIKLAFSQVCFKKIFLQKSSLIVALITVLGSLSGGAFSSLFLDLSLKNSLALSSGFGWYTLSGVLLSKMDEPILASTVFLCDLFREIFALILLPIFSKIGRNHEAIAASGGAAMDVALPMIEKHCGNDFIPLALISGAVLTVLVPFLIPFFYYL; this is encoded by the coding sequence ATGGGACTCAGTATCTCTTATGTTCCTAATATCTTACATAAATTATTCACTTTAGGTTTTAATGCTTTTGTTTTGGCTCTTTGCACTTCTTTTTTTGTTATATTTTTTATTGTGATTTACAAGAAAATTTTTAGTATAAAAACTCAAAAAAATATAAAAGTTTCAGATAAAAGAAAGTCAAATATTCATTTCTTAGACTTTGTAAAAGATCCTATTGTTTTATGCCTTTTTGTTGTTTTTGGTTTTTTATTGGGATATTTAAAAATTATTCCATCATTTGAGCATGAATTTATTGTTACTATTTTATTGTGTTTTATGGTGTTTTTTATTGGTATAAAACTTGCTTTTTCTCAAGTTTGTTTTAAAAAAATATTTTTACAGAAATCAAGTTTAATTGTTGCACTTATCACTGTCCTAGGATCATTAAGTGGAGGTGCTTTTTCCTCTTTATTCTTAGATTTATCATTAAAAAATTCACTTGCTCTTTCTTCTGGTTTTGGCTGGTATACTTTATCTGGAGTTTTGCTATCTAAAATGGATGAACCTATTTTGGCTTCCACAGTTTTCTTGTGTGACTTATTTCGTGAGATATTCGCTTTAATTCTTCTTCCTATATTTTCTAAAATTGGCAGAAATCATGAAGCCATTGCTGCTTCGGGTGGCGCTGCAATGGACGTTGCATTACCTATGATTGAAAAACATTGTGGCAATGATTTTATTCCGCTTGCGCTAATATCGGGGGCTGTTTTAACCGTACTTGTTCCTTTCCTGATACCCTTTTTCTATTATCTATAA
- a CDS encoding efflux transporter outer membrane subunit, whose amino-acid sequence MKQKFIKYKLFEQKLIIHILFIVFLAACTVGPDYNRPNFSMADQFKETEYKNWKIAEPKDEKDKGKWWEVFSDPELNEYEEQLIINNQTIASSLAQYEQALALVNQAEAGYLPSVTGSGSAARQRTQATSNISPTYSTNYSTSLSASWIPDLWGSVKRTVEANKANAEASLAQLANVQLTAQASLAQYYFQLRTADINQKLLDETLENYKRTLELTERKRIAGTATLADFLQAEAQVSQAEALALDNNIIRQQYEHAIAILLGKNPSEFSITAKQIKMQPPEIPSIIPSELLERRPDIAQAERLVAQANAQIGVAISGYFPTLNLNSSAGYTNSNNTIINLFSFPALFWSLGTSLSQSIFDGGLQEAKVTAAIANYKSIVAQYRQTILVALQNVEDNLVASTYLKREEQAQKNAALLAQQSESLTVQSYEVGTQTYSNVLTAQINTYTALKNANNVLGRRMITAVSLIAALGGSWKNELSSDSITKKNKSN is encoded by the coding sequence ATGAAACAGAAATTTATAAAATATAAATTGTTTGAGCAGAAACTCATTATACATATATTATTTATTGTTTTTTTAGCAGCATGCACTGTTGGCCCCGATTATAATAGACCTAATTTTTCCATGGCAGATCAATTTAAGGAAACAGAATATAAAAATTGGAAGATAGCTGAACCAAAAGATGAAAAAGATAAAGGCAAATGGTGGGAAGTTTTTTCAGATCCTGAACTCAATGAATATGAAGAACAACTTATAATAAATAATCAAACAATTGCGTCTTCACTCGCTCAATATGAGCAAGCTCTTGCTCTAGTAAACCAAGCAGAAGCAGGTTACCTGCCAAGTGTAACTGGCTCGGGTTCTGCGGCTCGCCAAAGAACCCAAGCCACTTCAAACATATCTCCTACTTATTCTACTAACTACAGTACATCCCTCAGCGCATCCTGGATACCTGATCTGTGGGGAAGTGTAAAAAGAACAGTCGAAGCCAATAAAGCCAACGCAGAAGCCAGTCTTGCCCAACTTGCAAATGTTCAGTTGACAGCACAAGCTTCGCTTGCACAATATTATTTTCAACTTCGCACTGCAGATATCAACCAAAAATTACTTGATGAAACCTTAGAAAATTATAAAAGAACTTTAGAATTAACGGAAAGAAAAAGAATTGCTGGCACAGCGACCTTAGCTGATTTTTTACAAGCTGAAGCACAAGTATCACAAGCAGAAGCACTCGCTTTAGATAATAATATAATACGACAACAATATGAACATGCAATCGCAATATTATTAGGAAAAAATCCCTCTGAGTTTTCTATAACAGCAAAACAAATTAAAATGCAGCCTCCAGAAATTCCATCGATCATTCCATCAGAACTTTTAGAAAGACGACCTGATATTGCCCAAGCAGAGCGTCTTGTTGCTCAAGCAAATGCACAAATTGGAGTTGCGATATCAGGATATTTTCCGACTTTAAATTTAAATTCTAGCGCAGGTTATACTAATTCTAATAATACAATTATCAATCTATTTTCTTTTCCAGCTCTTTTTTGGTCGCTTGGCACAAGTCTAAGTCAATCTATTTTTGATGGAGGATTGCAAGAAGCTAAAGTAACTGCTGCTATAGCAAATTATAAATCTATTGTTGCACAGTATAGACAAACGATATTGGTTGCTCTGCAAAATGTTGAAGATAATTTAGTCGCCTCTACATATCTAAAAAGAGAAGAGCAAGCGCAAAAAAATGCTGCTTTATTAGCTCAGCAGTCTGAAAGTTTAACAGTCCAAAGCTATGAAGTTGGTACTCAAACTTATTCTAATGTGCTAACTGCACAAATAAATACTTACACAGCGCTTAAAAATGCAAATAATGTGCTTGGCAGAAGAATGATAACTGCCGTCAGTCTTATAGCAGCTTTAGGAGGCAGTTGGAAAAATGAGCTTAGTTCAGATTCAATAACAAAAAAAAATAAAAGTAATTAA
- a CDS encoding efflux RND transporter permease subunit, which yields MKNISEPFILRPIATSLIVLLITLAGILAFRLLPVSQLPRIEFPTILVQANLPGASPTIMASSVATPLERQLGQISGITEMTSSSSLGNVRIILQFDLSRNIDGAARDVQAAIDAAIAQLPTDLPSNPTYRKVNPADAPIMIISLTSNIYSRREMYDAATTILQQKISQASGIGQVVVGGGSLPAVRVELNPLALNNYGINLETVRKTIQNANSNIPKGQLVSGAKSYEIVTNDQIFKAYQYKPLIISYKNGAAVTLEQIGDVVDSVEDLRNHGLTDGKPSIVLILFKQPGANVIETVDLIKSILPQLKASIPSGMDLTVTLDRTTTIRASLRDVEKTLVIAIALVIFIVFLFLKNLYATFIPSIAVPLSLLGTFAVMYFLNFSLDNLSLMALTISTGFVVDDAIVMLENISRHIEAGMSPKKASLLGAKEVGFTVLSMSISLIAVFIPILLMGGIIGRLFFEFAMTLSIAIIVSLIVSLIITPSMCSQLLKPKKSLINISHRKSFLDNLNNIYAKSLHWSLNHKRILLLITITTIFLNIFLFIFIPKGFFPQQDTGRIVGSIQADQNISFQNMKIKFENLVDIIKKDPAVNHVVGYVGGNSKNSGFVFISLKTLEERRISADLLISRLRKATSQLTGVRIYMQAAQDLVIGGRQGNARFQYTLSADNLNELNNWSEKIMHRLNNLPGIADINTDRLDHGLETYIKVNHDLALQYGITASSIDNILYDAFGQRQVSLMFKEMNQYHVVMEVAPKFWQHPDSLNNIYIQAHNKNIPLSSIAQFSNRASLLAVNHQDQFPAATLSFNLQPGVALGDSVSLVEKTVKEMNLPPNIKASFQGAAKAFKASLSSEPYLILAAIITIYIVLGILYESFIHPITILSTLPSAGVGAFLALIFTDTEFSLISLIGIILLIGIVKKNAIMMIDFALQLKRNDNKNSQDAIYEAAIIRFRPIMMTTFAAILGAVPLAFGSGVGSEILKPLGISIIGGLIISQILTLYTTPVVYLYFERLSDWFRIKKLSIKGDRNNETEIYKI from the coding sequence GTGAAAAATATTTCAGAACCATTTATATTAAGGCCGATTGCCACCTCTTTAATAGTCTTACTTATTACTTTAGCTGGCATTTTAGCATTTCGACTTTTACCAGTATCTCAGTTGCCACGAATAGAATTTCCAACAATTTTAGTCCAAGCGAACTTGCCTGGGGCGAGTCCTACAATCATGGCAAGCTCTGTTGCAACCCCCCTTGAAAGGCAACTGGGTCAGATATCAGGTATAACTGAAATGACATCAAGCAGCTCTTTGGGCAATGTGCGCATTATTCTCCAATTTGATTTGTCAAGAAATATCGATGGTGCTGCGCGCGATGTACAAGCAGCCATTGATGCAGCCATAGCACAACTTCCAACAGATTTACCTAGTAATCCTACTTACCGAAAAGTGAATCCTGCTGACGCCCCTATCATGATTATTTCTTTGACTTCAAATATATATTCAAGGCGTGAAATGTATGATGCGGCTACTACAATTTTGCAACAAAAAATTTCTCAAGCATCTGGAATTGGGCAAGTGGTTGTAGGCGGTGGCTCTCTTCCAGCTGTTCGAGTGGAGTTAAACCCATTAGCGCTTAATAATTATGGAATTAATTTAGAAACTGTAAGAAAAACAATTCAAAATGCTAATTCAAATATTCCAAAAGGTCAGTTGGTTTCAGGCGCTAAAAGCTATGAGATCGTTACAAATGATCAGATTTTTAAAGCATATCAGTATAAGCCACTTATAATTTCTTACAAAAATGGTGCGGCTGTTACATTAGAACAAATAGGAGATGTGGTGGATTCTGTTGAAGACCTTCGCAATCACGGTTTAACCGATGGTAAACCTTCTATAGTTTTAATATTATTCAAACAACCTGGCGCGAATGTTATTGAAACCGTCGATTTGATAAAATCAATATTGCCACAATTAAAAGCTTCCATACCTTCAGGTATGGATTTAACTGTTACTTTAGATAGGACGACAACCATTCGCGCTTCACTGCGCGATGTGGAAAAAACGCTTGTAATTGCAATTGCTCTTGTTATCTTTATCGTTTTTCTATTTTTAAAGAATTTATATGCCACTTTCATACCAAGTATTGCAGTTCCTCTTTCATTACTTGGCACTTTTGCTGTTATGTATTTTTTAAATTTCAGTTTGGATAACCTTTCTCTTATGGCATTAACAATTTCAACTGGATTTGTAGTTGATGATGCAATTGTTATGCTTGAAAATATTTCACGCCATATAGAAGCCGGAATGTCACCAAAAAAGGCATCATTACTTGGAGCAAAGGAAGTAGGTTTTACTGTATTGTCAATGAGTATTTCATTGATTGCGGTTTTTATTCCAATTTTACTTATGGGTGGAATAATTGGGCGATTGTTTTTTGAATTTGCCATGACCTTATCTATAGCTATCATAGTTTCTTTAATAGTTTCTTTGATTATCACACCATCAATGTGCTCTCAATTATTAAAACCAAAAAAATCATTAATAAATATCTCTCATAGAAAATCCTTTTTAGATAATTTAAATAATATATATGCTAAAAGTCTGCATTGGTCCTTAAATCATAAACGAATATTGCTATTAATAACGATTACGACTATTTTTCTAAATATATTTTTATTCATCTTTATACCTAAAGGATTTTTCCCCCAACAAGACACTGGAAGAATAGTAGGTTCAATTCAAGCCGATCAAAATATTTCATTTCAAAATATGAAAATTAAATTCGAAAATTTAGTAGATATAATTAAAAAAGATCCTGCTGTAAATCATGTTGTTGGTTATGTTGGAGGAAATTCGAAAAATTCAGGATTTGTATTTATCAGTTTAAAGACACTTGAAGAAAGAAGAATATCAGCAGATTTGCTTATATCTCGCTTGCGAAAAGCAACTTCACAATTAACAGGTGTACGTATTTATATGCAAGCTGCTCAAGATTTAGTCATTGGTGGCCGGCAAGGTAATGCTCGATTTCAGTATACGCTGTCTGCTGATAACTTGAATGAATTGAATAATTGGAGTGAGAAAATAATGCATCGATTAAATAATTTGCCGGGAATCGCAGATATCAATACAGACCGGCTCGATCATGGTTTAGAAACTTATATAAAAGTAAATCATGATCTTGCTTTACAGTACGGAATAACAGCTTCGAGCATCGATAATATTCTTTATGATGCCTTTGGGCAAAGACAAGTCTCTCTTATGTTTAAGGAGATGAATCAGTACCATGTAGTCATGGAAGTTGCCCCCAAATTTTGGCAACATCCAGATTCTTTAAATAATATTTATATACAAGCTCATAATAAAAATATTCCTCTCTCTAGCATTGCACAATTCTCAAATAGAGCATCTTTATTAGCGGTGAATCATCAAGATCAATTTCCTGCTGCCACCCTATCCTTTAACTTACAGCCTGGTGTTGCTTTAGGAGATTCGGTAAGTTTGGTTGAAAAAACTGTGAAAGAAATGAATCTACCACCTAATATTAAAGCATCTTTTCAAGGAGCAGCAAAAGCTTTTAAGGCCTCTTTATCTTCTGAACCTTATCTTATCTTAGCTGCTATTATTACGATTTATATTGTATTAGGTATTCTTTATGAAAGCTTTATCCATCCAATTACTATACTTTCCACACTTCCTTCTGCAGGAGTTGGAGCATTTTTAGCTTTAATCTTTACTGACACCGAGTTTTCTCTTATATCACTTATCGGAATTATTTTATTAATTGGAATTGTTAAGAAAAATGCTATCATGATGATAGACTTCGCATTGCAATTAAAAAGAAATGATAATAAAAATTCTCAAGATGCAATTTATGAAGCAGCTATTATTCGTTTTCGCCCTATAATGATGACAACTTTTGCTGCTATATTAGGAGCTGTTCCTTTAGCATTTGGCAGCGGTGTAGGATCAGAAATCCTCAAACCATTAGGAATTTCAATAATTGGTGGACTTATTATCAGCCAAATTTTAACTTTATACACAACGCCTGTTGTATATTTATATTTTGAAAGACTTTCAGATTGGTTTCGCATAAAAAAGTTAAGCATAAAAGGTGATAGAAACAATGAAACAGAAATTTATAAAATATAA
- a CDS encoding multidrug efflux RND transporter permease subunit, which translates to MGISEPFIKRPIATTLFMVAIFLIGTLSYQLLPVSALPEVEYPTIQVSTFYPGGNPQVIASAITAPLEKQFGQMPGLKQMTSASSGGSSIITLQFDLNMSLDVAEQQVQASINTGSNFLPKDLPSPPVYNKVNPADAPIMTLAIVSDILSLPQLEDIADTRIAPKISQITGVGLVSISGGQKPAIRIQVNPNIVSSYGLNMEDIRTAISNANVNIAKGNFDGPRLSYTINSNDQLLTREAYQSLIIAYKNGAPIRLKDLAQVIEGAENTKLAAWMNKDPAIILNIQKQTGSNVIEVVENIKKLLPILKANISNQVEIKILSDRTKTIRNSVKDAQYELILSVILVVLVIFIFLNNIPATFIPSIAVPLSLIGTFAVMYALDFSINNLTIMALTIATGFVVDDAIVMIENIARYIDVGESPLQAALKGASQIGFTIISLTISLIAVLIPLLFMGDIIGRLFREFAITLSVAILISAVVSLTLTPMLCKLLLKHDLSKRKNKFEIYIKHIFDNIIMHYTISLKWVLNHQNITLIITIFTLIITGFLLIFIPKGFFPIQDTGVIQGVTEASQSISFEEMSRKQQEIAALILEDPAVENISSFIGVDGVNTTLNSGRIQIILKSIEERKINSTDVIHRIQEKLHKISGITLYMQSVQDISIDDRVSRTQYQYSLGSANAKEVEKWNDLFIERLNNLKEIKDVTDDLQSTGLNANIEIDRNTASRFGITTNQIDQTLYDAFGQRQISTMFTDINQYHVILEAKQSENLAPERVLDNIFIQSSLGIPIPFGSFSKLSVSNGPLTINRQGQFPVSTISFNLAKGYSLGDALKAINRVRSELNLPDSLQTSFEGSAKSFENSLENEGYLVLAAIIVVYIILGILYESYIHPITILSTLPSAGMGALLALYITRSEFDIITLIAIILLIGIVKKNAIMMIDFALELERKGNKSSYEAIYQACLLRFRPILMTTLASLFSAIPLAFGTGMGSELRRPLGISIIGGLAVSQLLTLYTTPVIYLTFDKIIRYFKKIIRDKKDRNKKTIPAEEPQ; encoded by the coding sequence ATGGGTATATCGGAACCTTTCATAAAAAGACCGATTGCAACCACATTATTTATGGTTGCAATATTTCTTATTGGTACTTTATCTTATCAATTATTACCTGTCTCAGCATTGCCCGAAGTTGAATATCCAACAATACAAGTTTCCACCTTTTATCCTGGAGGAAATCCACAGGTAATAGCATCGGCCATTACGGCACCACTTGAAAAGCAATTCGGTCAAATGCCTGGTTTGAAACAAATGACTTCTGCAAGTTCAGGCGGTTCTTCTATTATTACCCTACAATTTGATCTCAATATGAGTCTCGATGTGGCTGAACAGCAAGTGCAGGCATCGATAAATACTGGATCAAATTTTCTTCCAAAAGACCTTCCCTCCCCTCCAGTTTATAATAAAGTTAATCCAGCAGATGCCCCAATTATGACTTTAGCAATCGTATCTGATATTTTGTCACTTCCTCAATTAGAAGATATAGCGGACACACGCATTGCACCAAAAATATCACAAATAACGGGCGTAGGTTTAGTAAGTATCAGTGGAGGACAAAAGCCTGCAATTCGCATTCAAGTTAATCCAAATATAGTTTCATCTTATGGCTTAAATATGGAAGATATCCGAACAGCAATTAGTAACGCAAATGTTAATATTGCTAAAGGAAATTTTGATGGCCCAAGACTTTCATATACAATTAATTCAAACGATCAATTATTGACTAGAGAAGCATATCAATCTCTAATAATTGCCTATAAAAATGGAGCCCCCATTCGTTTAAAAGATCTCGCTCAGGTGATCGAAGGAGCAGAAAATACAAAATTAGCAGCATGGATGAATAAAGATCCAGCAATTATTTTAAATATTCAAAAACAGACAGGATCAAATGTTATAGAAGTTGTGGAAAATATAAAAAAACTTTTACCTATTCTCAAAGCAAATATATCAAATCAAGTGGAAATTAAGATTTTAAGCGACAGGACAAAAACGATTCGCAACTCTGTAAAAGATGCACAGTATGAACTTATTCTTTCAGTTATTCTTGTTGTGCTAGTCATTTTTATATTTTTAAACAATATCCCAGCTACTTTTATTCCAAGTATTGCTGTTCCTTTATCACTCATAGGGACTTTTGCTGTAATGTACGCGTTAGACTTTAGCATTAATAACTTAACAATTATGGCATTGACAATAGCAACAGGATTCGTTGTTGATGATGCTATTGTCATGATAGAAAATATTGCAAGATATATCGATGTGGGAGAATCTCCATTACAAGCAGCACTGAAGGGTGCATCGCAAATTGGTTTTACTATTATTTCACTTACAATATCTTTAATTGCTGTTCTCATCCCATTGCTTTTTATGGGAGATATTATTGGTAGATTATTTAGAGAATTTGCAATTACATTATCTGTTGCAATATTAATATCTGCAGTTGTATCTTTAACATTAACCCCTATGTTATGTAAGCTATTACTAAAACATGATCTCTCAAAAAGAAAAAATAAGTTTGAAATATATATTAAGCATATTTTTGATAATATTATCATGCATTACACTATTTCATTAAAATGGGTTTTAAATCATCAAAATATAACTTTAATTATTACAATTTTTACTTTAATTATTACTGGATTTCTCCTAATATTTATCCCAAAAGGTTTTTTCCCAATTCAAGACACGGGTGTGATTCAAGGTGTGACAGAAGCAAGTCAGTCAATTTCATTTGAAGAAATGTCTCGAAAACAACAAGAGATTGCTGCTCTAATATTAGAAGATCCTGCCGTTGAAAATATTTCATCTTTTATTGGTGTTGATGGTGTAAATACAACTTTAAATAGTGGTCGAATACAAATCATCTTAAAATCAATTGAAGAACGTAAAATAAATTCTACAGATGTGATTCATCGTATTCAAGAAAAATTGCATAAGATATCAGGAATCACTTTATATATGCAATCTGTACAAGATATTTCAATTGATGACCGTGTGAGCCGAACACAATATCAATATAGCTTAGGTTCTGCGAATGCAAAAGAAGTGGAAAAGTGGAATGATTTATTTATTGAACGTTTAAATAATTTAAAAGAAATAAAAGATGTTACAGATGATTTACAAAGTACAGGATTAAATGCAAATATAGAAATAGATAGAAACACAGCATCCCGTTTTGGAATCACTACAAATCAAATTGATCAAACTTTATATGACGCTTTTGGTCAACGACAAATATCAACCATGTTTACAGATATCAATCAATATCACGTAATTTTAGAAGCAAAACAAAGTGAAAATTTAGCTCCGGAAAGAGTTCTGGATAATATTTTCATTCAAAGCTCACTTGGTATTCCTATTCCATTTGGATCATTTTCAAAATTATCTGTTAGCAACGGACCATTGACAATCAATCGGCAGGGTCAATTCCCTGTTTCAACAATTTCATTTAACTTAGCTAAAGGCTATTCATTAGGTGATGCATTAAAAGCAATTAATAGAGTGAGAAGCGAACTCAACTTACCTGATAGTTTACAAACAAGTTTTGAAGGTTCTGCAAAAAGTTTTGAAAACTCGTTAGAAAATGAAGGATATTTAGTTTTAGCTGCAATAATTGTTGTTTATATTATCTTAGGTATCCTATATGAAAGTTATATTCATCCAATTACGATTCTCTCAACTTTACCTTCTGCAGGAATGGGAGCTCTTTTAGCATTATATATTACACGCTCTGAATTTGATATTATAACATTAATTGCAATAATATTGTTAATAGGAATTGTGAAAAAAAATGCCATCATGATGATAGATTTTGCTTTAGAATTGGAAAGAAAAGGTAACAAATCGTCCTACGAAGCTATTTATCAAGCCTGTTTATTAAGATTCAGACCCATATTAATGACAACTTTAGCTTCACTATTTAGCGCAATTCCACTTGCTTTTGGCACGGGTATGGGATCGGAATTACGTAGACCTCTTGGAATTTCTATAATTGGCGGACTTGCCGTCAGTCAATTATTAACTCTTTATACGACTCCAGTCATTTATTTAACATTTGACAAAATTATTCGCTATTTCAAAAAAATTATAAGGGATAAAAAAGATAGAAATAAAAAAACTATTCCTGCGGAGGAACCGCAGTGA
- a CDS encoding MdtA/MuxA family multidrug efflux RND transporter periplasmic adaptor subunit, translating into MSVQNFSNHIKNKWRFYAILIGTLFAFIFTIVFLIKFNSITKNNDEKKLISEHTEKYKNLKKNNTPSVVVAEAKTKDIPVYFSALGTVTPIESVTVKTQISGNLLKIFFHEGQIVNAGDLMAEIDSKPLQAQYTQFEGQLLRDKSFLTNARLDLKRYKTLFSSGGVSRQTLDTQIWLVKQYEGIVLSDQGQLDAVKVNINYCKIKAPIAGLVGLRQVNEGNYIQASDVNGIVAINKLQPISVLFSIPEDYLPKIIDKIREKSKITVYAYDREQINLLATGDLLSTDNQIDSTTGTIKLRAEFKNENNILFPNQFVNIKLLADTIYDATVIPTAAVQHGTKGDYVFILNNNTVKYQKITVGQINENEIVVKEGLKPGEKVVIEGIDKLTDGAEVSI; encoded by the coding sequence ATGAGTGTGCAAAATTTCTCTAATCATATAAAAAATAAATGGCGCTTCTATGCAATTTTAATTGGAACTTTATTTGCTTTTATTTTTACAATAGTGTTCTTGATAAAATTTAATTCAATTACTAAAAATAATGATGAAAAAAAATTAATTTCTGAGCATACCGAGAAATATAAAAATTTAAAAAAAAATAATACGCCATCAGTCGTAGTCGCAGAAGCAAAAACTAAAGATATTCCTGTCTATTTCTCTGCATTGGGAACTGTTACACCAATAGAATCTGTTACGGTCAAAACACAAATTAGCGGGAATTTATTAAAAATCTTTTTTCATGAAGGACAAATTGTAAACGCTGGGGATCTAATGGCAGAAATAGATTCAAAGCCACTTCAAGCTCAATACACACAATTTGAAGGTCAATTATTAAGAGATAAATCTTTTCTGACAAATGCTCGTCTTGATTTAAAGCGTTATAAAACTCTATTTTCATCGGGAGGTGTTTCACGTCAAACACTCGACACTCAGATATGGCTTGTCAAACAATATGAAGGAATAGTTTTATCAGATCAGGGACAATTAGATGCTGTCAAAGTCAATATAAATTACTGTAAAATAAAAGCTCCTATTGCTGGCCTCGTAGGGCTCAGGCAAGTAAATGAAGGGAATTATATACAAGCATCAGATGTAAATGGTATTGTTGCAATAAATAAATTACAACCCATATCTGTTTTATTTTCTATACCTGAGGATTATTTGCCAAAAATAATAGATAAAATAAGAGAAAAATCAAAAATTACAGTCTATGCTTATGATCGAGAACAAATAAATTTGCTCGCAACAGGTGATTTATTATCAACTGATAATCAAATCGATTCAACGACAGGAACAATTAAATTAAGGGCAGAGTTTAAGAATGAAAATAATATTTTATTTCCGAATCAATTTGTAAATATAAAATTATTAGCAGATACGATTTACGACGCAACGGTTATTCCAACAGCAGCGGTCCAGCACGGAACAAAAGGCGATTATGTGTTTATATTAAATAATAATACTGTTAAATATCAAAAAATAACTGTAGGCCAAATTAATGAAAATGAAATCGTTGTTAAAGAAGGATTAAAACCTGGAGAAAAAGTAGTCATAGAAGGTATTGATAAACTTACAGATGGAGCAGAGGTCTCTATATGA